A genome region from Dreissena polymorpha isolate Duluth1 chromosome 16, UMN_Dpol_1.0, whole genome shotgun sequence includes the following:
- the LOC127861835 gene encoding enhancer of split mgamma protein-like, producing the protein MAAIKHERHDTTRYLRKIRKPLVEKQRRERMNKSIDQLKLLIADTIKEQAAPMTRVDKADILDLTVFHLTTRQQQHRSAAIVPKTVAYNAGFNDCVREVMTYLSACKVTDDSSAYYLSAHLHQTLTEKIRFNPNKGKASGRTANILISTPARNNDVSFITSSSLNTPNMSPIVSNSSINGFLQSKMCTPEPANTCDDMRVRYDSCTDSCFSSMDVSMANSFDATSGSEDVVAIGNGQDDKVGHVIRDSFWRPFEL; encoded by the exons ATGGCTGCCATTAAGCATGAGCGACACGATACTACTCGCTACTTAAGAAAG ATCCGCAAGCCGCTTGTCGAGAAACAGCGGCGAGAGCGAATGAACAAAAGCATCGACCAACTAAAGCTTCTTATAGCGGACACGATCAAAGAACAG GCCGCGCCGATGACACGTGTAGACAAGGCCGATATTCTCGATCTCACAGTGTTTCACTTGACAACGCGTCAACAACAACATCGTTCAGCGGCCATAGTTCCGAAGACTGTAGCTTACAACGCCGGGTTCAATGACTGCGTCAGAGAGGTCATGACCTACTTATCAGCTTGCAAGGTCACAGACGACAGTTCGGCCTATTATTTGAGTGCTCATCTTCATCAGACGCTTACTGAGAAAATCAGATTTAATCCAAACAAAGGCAAAGCAAGTGGACGTACCGCAAATATCTTAATTTCAACTCCAGCCAGAAACAATGACGTCAGTTTTATTACATCATCCTCCCTTAATACGCCAAACATGTCTCCAATTGTTTCAAATAGCTCAATCAACGGATTTCTTCAATCAAAGATGTGCACACCTGAGCCAGCAAATACATGTGACGACATGAGGGTCCGTTATGATAGCTGTACCGactcatgtttttcaagcatggACGTCTCCATGGCTAACAGTTTTGACGCGACATCCGGATCAGAAGATGTTGTCGCCATAGGCAACGGACAAGATGACAAAGTTGGTCACGTGATAAGGGACTCTTTCTGGAGACCGTTCGAATTATAG